One window from the genome of Streptomyces sp. NBC_00287 encodes:
- a CDS encoding ABC transporter permease, whose product MSTTTGTATDKTTAPGAVEAAEPLPALSPVPPRASETGGAAQAAARRAPSVPARVRRSARLLLAGATKSAAIVALLLLWETAPRLGLVDRTFLPPFSEVARAWWGLAADGQLADNARASLVRSFSGFGLAVAFAVPLGPLIGWYRPVADLLGPLLEVFRNTAALALLPVFVLLLGIGETSKISIVVYACTWPILLNTISAVRNVDPTLLKLARSMDLSAPRLFQKVILPASVPVMFTGIRLAGAVSILVLVAAEMIGAKAGLGYLINASQYNFAIPQMYAGIITISAIGVAFNQLLVTVERRLSSWRVPAAG is encoded by the coding sequence ATGAGCACGACGACCGGCACCGCCACCGACAAGACCACGGCACCCGGCGCGGTGGAGGCCGCCGAGCCCCTCCCGGCCCTCTCCCCCGTTCCTCCCCGCGCGTCGGAGACAGGCGGGGCAGCGCAAGCGGCCGCGCGCCGAGCGCCCTCCGTCCCTGCCCGGGTCCGCCGGTCGGCGCGCCTGTTGCTCGCCGGGGCGACGAAGTCCGCGGCCATCGTGGCCCTGCTGCTGCTCTGGGAGACCGCGCCGCGGCTCGGTCTGGTCGACCGGACGTTCCTGCCGCCCTTCAGCGAAGTCGCCCGCGCCTGGTGGGGGCTGGCGGCCGACGGCCAGCTGGCCGACAACGCGCGCGCCAGCCTGGTGCGCTCGTTCAGCGGATTCGGACTCGCCGTGGCCTTCGCCGTACCGCTCGGCCCGCTGATCGGCTGGTACCGGCCGGTCGCCGACCTCCTCGGACCACTGCTGGAGGTGTTCCGCAACACCGCCGCACTGGCCCTGCTGCCGGTGTTCGTGCTCCTGCTGGGCATCGGGGAGACCTCGAAGATCTCGATCGTGGTGTACGCGTGCACCTGGCCGATCCTGCTCAACACCATCAGCGCGGTCCGCAACGTCGACCCGACCCTGCTCAAGCTCGCGAGGTCGATGGACCTGTCCGCGCCCCGGCTGTTCCAGAAGGTCATCCTGCCGGCGTCCGTGCCGGTGATGTTCACCGGCATCCGGCTGGCGGGAGCGGTGTCCATCCTGGTGCTGGTCGCCGCCGAGATGATCGGCGCCAAGGCGGGCCTCGGCTATCTGATCAACGCCTCGCAGTACAACTTCGCGATCCCGCAGATGTACGCGGGCATCATCACGATCTCCGCCATCGGCGTCGCCTTCAACCAGCTCCTGGTGACCGTGGAACGACGGCTCAGCTCCTGGCGCGTACCCGCCGCCGGCTGA
- a CDS encoding putative leader peptide, translated as MSKTENLAARLHVDLRRQASAICAACCHTR; from the coding sequence GTGAGCAAGACCGAGAACCTCGCCGCGCGCCTGCACGTCGATCTGCGACGTCAGGCCAGCGCCATCTGTGCCGCCTGTTGTCACACCCGCTGA
- a CDS encoding ABC transporter ATP-binding protein, translating into MPESTTQSALPKIVFEDVRKEFTVKDRAGDRHSTRFTALDSIHLEIAAGEFVVLVGPSGCGKSTLLELLGGLTRPTGGRILLDGEPVTGPGLDRGIVFQQYALLPWRTAQGNVEFGLEATGVPRRQRAARAREFLDLVGLTGFEGRHPHELSGGMRQRVAIARSLAYDPDVLLMDEPFAALDAQTRESLQDELLRIWQRTGKTVVFITHGIDEAVYLGQRVAVMTSRPGRIKQIVPVAFDSRTATDDLRSSAEFVRYRHEIWSLLHDEVARAQQLEKEEASV; encoded by the coding sequence ATGCCGGAATCCACCACGCAATCCGCCCTTCCAAAGATCGTGTTCGAGGACGTGCGGAAAGAATTCACGGTCAAGGACCGAGCGGGAGATCGGCACAGCACCCGTTTCACCGCCCTCGACAGCATCCATCTGGAGATAGCGGCGGGCGAGTTCGTCGTCCTCGTCGGTCCGAGCGGCTGCGGAAAGTCGACCCTGCTGGAGCTGCTCGGCGGACTCACCCGCCCCACCGGCGGGCGGATCCTGCTGGACGGCGAACCCGTCACAGGACCGGGCCTGGACCGGGGCATCGTCTTTCAGCAGTACGCGCTGCTGCCGTGGCGCACGGCGCAGGGCAACGTCGAGTTCGGCCTGGAGGCCACCGGCGTGCCCCGCCGTCAACGGGCCGCACGCGCCCGGGAGTTCCTCGACCTGGTCGGCCTGACCGGGTTCGAGGGCCGCCATCCGCATGAGCTGTCGGGCGGGATGCGGCAGCGCGTGGCGATTGCCCGCAGCCTCGCCTACGACCCCGATGTGCTGTTGATGGACGAGCCGTTCGCCGCCCTGGACGCCCAGACCCGGGAGTCGCTCCAGGACGAACTGCTGCGTATCTGGCAGCGCACCGGCAAGACCGTCGTCTTCATCACGCACGGCATTGACGAGGCCGTCTACCTGGGACAGCGCGTCGCTGTCATGACATCGCGGCCGGGCCGCATCAAGCAGATCGTGCCGGTCGCCTTCGACTCCCGTACGGCGACGGACGACCTGCGTTCCAGTGCCGAGTTCGTGCGCTACCGGCACGAGATCTGGTCGCTGCTGCACGACGAAGTGGCCAGGGCCCAGCAGTTGGAGAAGGAGGAGGCATCCGTATGA
- a CDS encoding ABC transporter substrate-binding protein → MAATTASTRRQFLTLLGLSTVVVSCGTAATGATSGKGQTRTLRYQGWAGQVTLPELAEDLGYLQDVKLEWVGNTISGPQDIQSAATGQVDFGGAFNGAVVKLAANKAPVKAVISYYGSDKHAYSGYYVLKDSPIRSARDLIGKKVGMNTLGAHAEAMLDIYLQRGGLSQGDIDKVEPLVVPPVNTEQSLRQKQIDVAVLGGVLRDKALATGGIRPLFTDFELLGAFSAGTYVMTDRLLQQNPDTARTFVTAVGKAIEWARATPREEVIARMTDIVNKRGRNEDAAPLKYWHSYGVAETAGRITGKELQLWIDWLSERGDIDKGQVKLSDLYTNEFNTAASTSGS, encoded by the coding sequence ATGGCTGCCACCACGGCATCGACCCGACGTCAGTTCCTCACTCTGCTAGGTCTTTCGACGGTCGTCGTGAGCTGCGGTACGGCCGCGACCGGAGCCACGTCCGGCAAGGGCCAGACCCGAACGCTCCGGTACCAGGGCTGGGCGGGCCAGGTCACCCTGCCCGAACTGGCCGAGGACCTCGGCTATCTGCAGGACGTGAAGCTGGAGTGGGTCGGCAACACGATCAGCGGTCCGCAGGACATCCAGTCCGCGGCCACGGGCCAGGTCGACTTCGGCGGCGCGTTCAACGGCGCGGTCGTCAAACTGGCCGCGAACAAGGCGCCCGTCAAGGCGGTCATCAGCTACTACGGCTCCGACAAGCACGCCTACAGCGGCTACTACGTCCTCAAGGACAGCCCGATCCGCTCCGCCCGGGACCTGATCGGCAAGAAGGTCGGGATGAACACCCTCGGCGCTCATGCCGAGGCCATGCTCGACATCTACCTTCAGCGCGGCGGCCTGTCCCAAGGGGACATCGACAAGGTCGAGCCCCTCGTGGTGCCGCCGGTCAACACCGAGCAGTCGCTGCGGCAGAAGCAGATCGACGTGGCCGTCCTCGGCGGCGTGCTGCGCGACAAGGCCCTGGCGACCGGGGGTATCCGCCCGCTGTTCACCGACTTCGAACTGCTCGGCGCATTCAGCGCCGGCACCTATGTCATGACGGACCGCCTCCTCCAGCAGAACCCCGACACCGCGCGGACCTTCGTCACCGCCGTCGGAAAGGCCATCGAGTGGGCCCGTGCCACGCCCCGGGAAGAAGTCATCGCCCGGATGACGGACATCGTGAACAAGCGCGGCCGGAACGAGGACGCCGCGCCACTGAAGTACTGGCATTCCTATGGAGTCGCGGAAACCGCGGGCCGGATCACCGGCAAGGAACTCCAGCTGTGGATCGACTGGCTGAGCGAACGCGGCGACATCGACAAGGGCCAGGTCAAGCTCTCGGACCTCTACACCAACGAATTCAACACCGCCGCCTCCACGAGCGGGAGCTGA